One genomic window of Mercenaria mercenaria strain notata chromosome 2, MADL_Memer_1, whole genome shotgun sequence includes the following:
- the LOC128550257 gene encoding uncharacterized protein LOC128550257, which produces MCKFNPSTKEDFYYQVKWRIEGSSQITLTKQFFKNSSLDGLRLTESDFEDNDIGLGVNISCALRAFRTPDGLPGTLSTYSKPLFFGIEVLTPLISLRKGETKSVELLNSVPIICYTENKVFNQFIQSSCNVRLQYFSPQYGTCSSMPSFQDGCDSFLTNSEVGQITRVNISVAETGQYGVAGHFKIYLSVPAVDLGYLKLWRKAYKLPVISVDVLPETHTEWRGSICTARNDPHMYTFDQRTYEHHENGGEYIMYRHKFYTNVEIQHKVAPCTNENDKAKCNCGVAVRAGRDVYVINVCDNLLDIGHKHCGDEALTVKKDNDFTYTMYLPFGTAVRARIDNQPYMGPEGGKVLDISILPSVHDKGGNSTGLCGTLNNKKEDDFQHRDERIGTLKNSTIFIKSWRVLQNESLFTANVDSMQLEPWVFPMCTCKETEKRSPISCDRSVSDCTPGMKTGQHSCGEVSSRRSVRSLAKRPRIPLVRQTRHYEMRHKIIKRTSETKSWNNSMATRHCREYFSDLKTFKLCNKVPSTHTNVSEQNCVLDILLTNSSEWIDISRQSMLDTCQSEIQRNASVRQEVVEKAKNATAEAEAGLHTGTTILPPIEIKEIEELEKAIKTIKEIACLNDCSGHGTCSNGTCVCKQRYGASDCSLDIKKPPRLQEILDSGFYDEKLADCTHIYVFGEVFVGTNLTCRLKKFTMAVNKTRVNTQIFHTKGTAETLVEAMCPIEHLSISRRRRRSDNNQPPSDFVYGFEVSVSNDGTSFGNNTLDVYVFDSTCQSYTNGSMGMTFDLKDGYCHIEGKCVQNGTLSIKQTMICDSRAAKFRWTMVPTTTQAPVTANKASTFSEITKCGCNVNNTDSCLGTICKCKAGWTGLKCENDVNECDTDPPVCDDTKHSGCQNSPGSYNCFCLRNFRISEKGICEENTETDPKATIAEIEKSEPDQTAFEIEMTIDITLNSMHNLDTAETYQTYINETKNTLKQYYQKKLGIGLKDVVIISLRRGSLIVQHAVIVKSEDYVMKALSVAIATFSHGEKIELFGKTYSVHNVKVENNNVGVESGNYEEFIHCEIYTNLHPCEEHDQCVLENGVPICKRISEEADGKEGGTNLMIIISSTVGGVLVIIIFALVLVICCKRKKNKNRLENHQHTSVQNEYNDVTSREMVQIPRAKRYSDGKPAHDNPTFEHESRAMADTTLDSRSAYKEGSYCESKDGYVYYYGKK; this is translated from the exons ATGTGCAAGTTTAATCCTTcaacaaaagaagatttttattatCAAGTCAAGTGGCGCATAGAGGGTAGTTCTCAAATAACGCTGACAAAACAGTTTTTCAAAAACTCCAGTCTTGATGGGTTGAGACTAACAGAAAGCGACTTTGAGGATAACGATATCGGTTTAGGTGTTAAT ATATCATGTGCCTTGAGGGCTTTCAGGACACCTGATGGACTACCAGGGACATTGTCAACTTATTCAAAACCTTTATTCTTCGGTATTGAAGTTCTCACGCCATTAATAAGCTTGAGAAAAGGCGAAACAAAGTCAGTAGAGCTACTGAATTCAGTACCAATCATTTGTTATACAGAGAATAAAGTATTCAACCAGTTTATTCAGAGTAGCTGCAATGTTCGACTACAGTATTTTTCTCCGCAATATGGAACTTGCTCAA GTATGCCATCATTCCAAGACGGATGCGATTCTTTTCTTACAAACAGTGAAGTAGGTCAAATTACTCGAGTGAACATTAGTGTGGCTGAAACAGGACAATATGGAGTAGCTGGACACTTCAAAATTTACTTGTCAGTACCAGCAGTTGATTTGGGATATTTGAAGCTGTGGAGGAAAGCTTACAAACTACCTGTGATAAGT GTTGATGTCTTACCCGAGACACATACAGAATGGCGCGGCTCTATCTGCACTGCAAGAAATGATCCCCATATGTATACTTTTGATCAAAG AACGTATGAGCACCATGAAAACGGCGGGGAATATATTATGTACAGACATAAATTTTACACTAATGTTGAG ATACAACACAAAGTTGCTCCGTGTACTAATGAAAATGATAAAGCCAAATGTAACTGTGGTGTAGCTGTCAGAGCTGGAAGAGATGTATACGTCATTAACGTATGTGATAACCTCCTTGATATTGGACACAAACATTGCGGTGACGAGGCTTTAACAGTAAAAAAAGACAATGACTTTACTTATACT ATGTATCTTCCATTTGGAACGGCTGTAAGGGCTAGAATAGATAACCAGCCATATATGGGACCAGAAGGTGGGAAGGTTTTGGACATCAGCATCCTACCATCGGTACATGACAAAGGTGGTAACAGTACAGGCTTATGTGGAACGTTAAATAACAAAAAGGAGGATGATTTCCAACACAGAGATGAAAGAATTGGAACGCTTAAGAATAGCACAATTTTCATAAAGAGTTGGAGAGTGCTGCAGAATGAAAGTTTATTTACTGCAAATGTGGACAGCATGCAATTAGAGCCTTGGGTATTTCCAATGTGCACTTGTAAAGAAACTGAGAAAAGAAGTCCAATCTCATGCGACAGAAGTGTATCAGACTGTACACCCGGTATGAAAACTGGACAGCACAGTTGTGGGGAAGTGTCATCCCGACGTTCTGTTAGATCTTTGGCAAAGCGACCTAGGATTCCATTGGTGCGGCAAACACGACACTACGAAATGCgacataaaatcataaaa agAACAAGTGAGACTAAATCTTGGAACAACTCGATGGCAACTCGTCATTGCAGGGAGTATTTTTCAGACTTAAAGACATTTAAGCTATGCAACAAAGTTCCCTCAACACATACTAATGTTTCAGAGCAAAACTGTGTTCTTGATATATTG TTAACTAACTCTTCCGAATGGATTGATATATCGAGACAATCTATGCTAGATACCTGTCAGAGTGAAATTCAAAGAAATGCCAGTGTCAGACAAGAGGTAGTAGAAAAAGCCAAAAACGCAACAGCGGAGGCAGAAGCTGGCTTACATACAGGGACTACTATCCTTCCGCCAATTGAAATAAAGGAAATCGAAGAACTAGAAAAAGCGATTAAAACCATCAAAGAAATCGCATGCTTAAATGATTGTTCTGGACATGGAACttgttcaaatg GCACGTGTGTGTGTAAGCAAAGATATGGTGCATCAGACTGTTCTTTAGACATAAAAAAACCACCACGTTTACAAGAGATTCTTGACAGTGGATTTTATGATGAAAAGCTTGCTGACTGCACACATATTTACGTATTTGGTGAAGTCTTTGTTGGAACAAATCTGACATGTCGATTAAAGAAATTCACG atgGCAGTGAATAAAACACGAGTCAATACGCAGATATTTCATACCAAGGGAACAGCTGAAACATTAGTGGAAGCGATGTGTCCTATCGAACACCTTAGTATATCTAGACGACGACGACGATCGGACAATAACCAGCCACCATCTGATTTTGTTTATGGTTTCGAAGTATCTGTCAGCAACGACGGAACGAGCTTTGGGAACAACACTCTAGATGTTTATGTTTTTGACTCCACTTGCCAGTCGTATACCAACGGGTCTATGGGAATGACTTTTGACCTAAAG GACGGCTACTGTCATATTGAAGGTAAATGTGTACAAAACGGGACTCTTAGTATAAAACAGACAATGATATGTGACTCAAGAGCGGCTAAGTTTAGATGGACAATGGTACCAACGACAACTCAGGCACCTGTTACAGCAAATAAGGCATCGACCTTTTCTG aaaTCACTAAGTGTGGTTGCAATGTTAACAACACTGATTCATGTCTTGGCACAATATGCAAATGCAAAGCTGGTTGGACTGGACTGAAATGTGAAAATGATGTTAATGAATGCGACACTGATCCACCTGTTTGTGACGACACGAAACATAGTGGTTGCCAAAACTCACCGGGAAGTTACAACTGTTTTTGCCTAAGAAACTTCCGAATATCAGAGAAAGGAATTTGTGAAG AGAACACAGAAACAGACCCAAAAGCAACGATAGCTGAGATAG aaaaGTCAGAACCAGACCAAACGGCGTTCGAAATAGAAATGACGATTGATATAACTTTAAACAGCATGCATAACCTCGATACAGCAGAAACATACCAAACGTATATAAATGAGACGAAGAATACC TTGAAACAATACTACCAAAAGAAACTTGGAATTGGTCTTAAAGACGTAGTGATAATTTCTCTTCG GCGAGGTAGTCTTATTGTTCAGCACGCTGTTATCGTGAAATCAGAGGATTACGTCATGAAGGCACTGTCTGTTGCCATTGCTACGTTTTCTCATGGTGAAAAGATTGAACTTTTTGGGAAGACATACAGTGTACATAATGTGAAAGTAGAGAACAATAATG TTGGAGTTGAAAGTGGCAATTACGAGGAGTTTATACATTGTGAAATCTATACTAATCTGCATCCATGTGAGGAACATGACCAGTGTGTACTAGAAAACGGTGTTCCCATATGCAA aAGAATATCAGAAGAGGCTGATGGCAAAGAAG GCGGTACAAACCTGATGATTATTATTTCGTCAACAGTCGGGGGTGTCTTGGTCATTATCATATTCGCACTTGTGCTCGTCATatgttgtaaaagaaaaaaaaacaaaaacagattagAAAACCACCAACACACAAGCGTACAAAATGAATACAACGATGTGACTAGTAGGGAAATGGTTCAAATTCCTCGAGCTAAACGCTATTCGGACGGCAAACCAGCCCATGACAATCCAACATTCGAACATGAGTCTAGAGCAATGGCAGATACGACACTTGATTCTAG ATCTGCCTACAAAGAAGGGTCGTATTGTGAATCTAAGGATGGCTATGTTTATTATTACGGAAAGAAGTGA